Genomic window (Hydrogenimonas cancrithermarum):
ACGGTGGCCGTCCGTTAGACGGAACCCTGCTTCACTGCAGCCCGGACTTTCCTCTTGGCAAAAGCCAAGCAAGCATCTGCCGTACCTTGATCGTATTATAACATATTTTTAAAATTTTCTTATGGGAAAGAAGAGAAGCCGGCCAAAAGCCGGCGAAGTGTATAAACCTGTATTATTTTGTGTGGTTAGCCATCGCTTCGAGTGCGTATTTCTCACCAAGCTCGAATGCTTTGCGGTTGAGCTCGACAAAACGCGGCGGTACCTTGCTGATCATCGTTTCATAAACGAGATCGCGGTCGACACATTTTGTGATCGTCACAGTGATCGCAAGTGCGACGACAGATTGTGTAACGACGTTTCCTACCTCTTCTTTCGCAATCGTGATGAGCGGAATCTCATAGATATCCCACTTTTTACGATCTTCATCCGTCGGAGTTACAAGATTGGGTTCGATGACGACCGGAGCGCCCGGGCGTACGCCGTCTTTGAACTGATTGTAACTAACTTGTGCGGTTGAAAGCATATAATCGATCTCTCCCTCGTTTGCATAGGGATAGAGAATCGGTTCATCCGAAAGAAGAATGTCGACTTTCGTCGGGCCGCCACGGACCTGGGATGTGTAAGTCGCTGCTTTGACACCGTAACCGCCATCTTTAATTTTAGCGGCTGCAAGAATTTCTCCGGCAAGCAGAACACCCTGCCCGCCGACACCTGTAAAACGTAACTGAATCATTGACATAGTTTAGTCCTTTGCCTAATTGATACCGGCTCTTTGTCCGGCCACTATGTATTTGAAGCCGGGGTGATCCCGGCGACTAAGGTTATTTACCGACTTTTCCAACTGTAGCATCTGCTATTTCGGGATGCAGTTTGGTAACGGTCGTCTTGTTTTGAGCCGCTTCGATAATCATGTCGTAAGCATCGCAATATTCAATCTGCGAATCGTCATGATGAAGAATACCTGTCGGGAACAATCCTTCACGTTCCTCTTCGCTCATCGCATCATACTTCTTTTTGCCGACCGTGATGCTATCGATCCAGTCGAGGTTGGCAAGGGCAGATTGCATCTTGTTTTTACGGCCCAGGTTGATATGACAGTTGCTGAAAACATCGAAGAAACTGAAACCTCTGTGTTGGAACCCTTTGACAAACATCTTCTCGAGTTTTTTCGGATCATTGACGGACTCTCTTGCGATAAACGTTGCGCCGGCCCCCTCGGCCAATCGGCATGCATCGAACGTCGGGTCGATATTGTCATACTGCATCGTTACCGCCCACATACCTTTCGGAGTTGTCGGAGAGACCTGAGAGTTGGTCAGGCCGTAGATGAAGTTGTTGATGAGAATGAAGTTCAGATCGATGTTACGTCGGCAACCA
Coding sequences:
- a CDS encoding 2-oxoacid:acceptor oxidoreductase family protein, whose amino-acid sequence is MIQLRFTGVGGQGVLLAGEILAAAKIKDGGYGVKAATYTSQVRGGPTKVDILLSDEPILYPYANEGEIDYMLSTAQVSYNQFKDGVRPGAPVVIEPNLVTPTDEDRKKWDIYEIPLITIAKEEVGNVVTQSVVALAITVTITKCVDRDLVYETMISKVPPRFVELNRKAFELGEKYALEAMANHTK
- a CDS encoding 2-oxoglutarate ferredoxin oxidoreductase subunit beta, whose translation is MAFNYDQYLRTDKMPTLWCWGCGDGVILKAVIRAIEKCGWDMDDVCVVSGIGCSGRFSSYIDCNTVHTTHGRTIAYATGIKLANPDKHVIVVAGDGDGLAIGGNHTIHGCRRNIDLNFILINNFIYGLTNSQVSPTTPKGMWAVTMQYDNIDPTFDACRLAEGAGATFIARESVNDPKKLEKMFVKGFQHRGFSFFDVFSNCHINLGRKNKMQSALANLDWIDSITVGKKKYDAMSEEEREGLFPTGILHHDDSQIEYCDAYDMIIEAAQNKTTVTKLHPEIADATVGKVGK